Proteins encoded together in one Miscanthus floridulus cultivar M001 chromosome 16, ASM1932011v1, whole genome shotgun sequence window:
- the LOC136514143 gene encoding uncharacterized protein, giving the protein METAVLTSHFLQCPAAAAATPAHGQRRRGGGTAAMPRRQPCTGRIRALPSAEVISEILSPKLVPGSPSDTGDVSSLVPVSALMLLFYFVSNWVVPELLMKRLNEPKPEDEAAAAAASMSSGPADGGEASSRKIRLKVKKKKNGKASIVKV; this is encoded by the coding sequence ATGGAGACGGCTGTGCTCACCTCCCACTTCCTGCAAtgtccagctgctgctgctgctactcccgCGCATGGCCAGCGGCGGAGGGGAGGAGGAACGGCGGCTATGCCGCGCCGGCAGCCGTGCACCGGCAGGATCCGGGCTCTGCCGTCGGCGGAGGTCATCAGCGAGATCCTCAGCCCCAAGCTGGTGCCCGGCTCGCCCTCCGACACCGGCGACGTCTCCTCGCTCGTCCCGGTCAGTGCTCTCATGCTGCTCTTCTACTTCGTGTCCAACTGGGTGGTGCCCGAGCTGCTCATGAAGCGCCTCAACGAGCCCAAGCCCGAGGACgaagctgctgctgcagcagcatCCATGTCGTCCGGCCCAGCGGACGGCGGCGAGGCCTCGTCCCGTAAAATCCGCctcaaggtgaagaagaagaagaacggaaAAGCAAGCATCGTGAAGGTCTAA